The Alicyclobacillus macrosporangiidus CPP55 genome segment GCGCGCCACCGTCCGCCAGCGCGCCACCGTCCGCCGGCGCAGCCGCGCCATCCTCCGGGGCGGGGCCGGGCGCTTCGACGTCCGCTGGCCCAAGGCCAGCCGCCTCCACCCAGGCCGCGACGGCCGCCGCGATCGACGGATCCGCCACACCGGCCAGGGTGCAGCGCAGCCGACGCCGCTCGGCAGCCATACTGCAAACGGGTGCCTCGCCCGCGACCTCCACCACCCGCGCATCGGCGAGGGCGGCGGCGTCGATGGGCTTCACCAGTTCTGTCCCGCCGTCCGTCCGGGTCACCCAGGCCCCCTCGCCGATCGTCATGGGGTACACGCGCACCGTGGCCGACGGCGGCGCGCCCGGCGCCCGGTGGACGAACGGCAGGATGGCGCCCGGCGCGTCCCAAGCGGGATCGCCAGCAGACTTCCCGTACTCGTGGAACCAGTGCAGCGCGTAGAAGTAGATGTCCTCGTGCAGCGCCTCCAGCGCGGAGATCACCTCCTCGCCGACCAGCAGCGGCTCGTCTTCCGCGTCCATCCACACGTCGCACGTCATGCGCAAAAACATCGGCACGGTGGTGGCGTCCTTCGTCAACTCGGCGGTCGCGGGCAGCACCTCGCGCTGGAACCATCCCCAAAACCGCAGGGGATCCGATTCCACCAGCGCCTCCCGGACCACGCGATCCCCTTGTCTCAGGCGGAACCCGCACATCGGGACGCAGACCGAGCCCAGCTCCGGGCGTTCCGGCATGTACACCCGGCTCTCCCACAGGCCGTTCCACGACCACGACGCCAGCGTGCGGCCCGTTTCGTCTTCCGCCACCACGCGCCACATCGGCGCGTCGCCATCGGCCAGCTCGAGCACCACGTCTTGCGTGGACAGGTTCAACGATTTTGCGACGATCGCGTCGAACGGATACAGCTCCTGTAAGAAGCGGTGCGCCATGTCGAGGTGCGGCGTATCCGGGGCGAACCGGCGCGCGCACAGCCGAACCCGGCGGACGCCGGGCATGGTCGACAGCGCAGGCAGCACGTCCGTCAGCGCCCAGTGCAGCCCCGCCTTGTGCGCGTTCCGGTAGACCGCGCGCACCGTGCGACCTTCCTGTCCACGCGAACCCAGCTCCGCCTGCACCCCCTGCCACCACGCCGCAAACGACGCCTCCGGCACGGTGGTGAACACCTCCAGGATGAGTTCGCCGGCCGGCTCACCTCCGCCGGCCCCATCCCCCTCCCGAGCGTTCCCTGCCCCCTGGAGCGCATCCAAGACCAGCCGCCGCAGTTCCGCCAACTCCCCCGGGTCTGACCAGGTAAACGTCCGCAGGGGTGACAGCGGCTCCTCCCGCCAGTCGATCCCGCCGGCATCCACCCCCTCCACCTGCCTTCTCCACCAGTTAAGCGGGCGTCCGAGCGGCTCCGGCAGCCGGATGGACACCACGCCGCCCTGGCGGACCCGCGCGTGCAGCGCGGCGGCCAGCCGGGCGCGCAGGGAGACATCCGGGTGCGTCGACGTGAGCGCGGCGATGCGGCTGCGCCAGTCATCCATGGCGGGCGACGCCGGATCCTCCACCCAGTCCCGGCCGATAAGGGCCGCCAAGGCCGGCAGGTCGTCGGGTGAGGCCTGGATGACCAGTTCGTCTCGTTCCAAGCGCACGGACCAACCGGATCCCGTCCATTCGGCGGACGTGAGCCGGATGGACAGCGCACTGGATCGGCGCGGCTCGCCGTCCAGACGCGTGATGGGGAAGATCACTTCCGCGGCGGCGAGACCGAGCCGAGCCGCCAATTCCACCCCGGCCCGCGCGGCGGCGGGGTCGGGAGACAGCGTGATCGATACGTCGAGCACCGGATGAAGGCCGTCCGGGACGGCCAGGGCGCCGTCCGCAGTGAGCACGCTGTGGAGTGAACGAGGAAGGTCTCCGTGTGCCATCGCCGCACGCTCTGCCCCTCTGGCGCCGGATGCGAAGGCACTGCTGTCAGAACACGTCCGCGTCATGTCGATCGGTACCGGGATCATGTCGCCGGGGGCGATCCCGCGGCCAAAACCGTCGCTCGCCAGGTACCGCGCGGCGGCCTGCACACCGGCTGGGGTGGTGCCGGTGATCACAAAGCGGCCGTCCGGGAGCCGGTAGAGCAACCCGGTGTTTGGAGACAGGGCGTCAAGCTGGTTTAGAAGTGGGCGGACGGCGTCCCCCAGTCGCGCAGACAGCCAAGCCGCATCGGCGCTGAGGTACGCGCATGGCGGGACGGGCGGCTCGGTACTCGCCGCCGCCTCCCAGAACAGCGTGTCGTAGAGCGGCTCGTTCAACGCCAACGCCTGGAGCCCGATGCGGGCGGCCAACTCCACCATCGCCGTCGATTCCTCCACCGGGCGAACCGGCGTAACGGCGATGGGCCCGTTCAGCCCAGTCGGTGCCCAGGTGCCTGGACGCGGATATATGCATGAAAAGACCCCCTCTGGGGTCCAAAACGCCTGCCACGACAACGTCCGATTCCTCCCCTAGACGGTGCCGGACGGTGTAATGGTCTCTTCACCGCCGTCTCCACAATACGCCTTCTATGATACGGCTTTCGGGCTCGGATTGCATGATTCCACATTTGTAGACATATCCGCTATAATGTGGGCGGGAAGGTGACAGGCGTGGCGTCGATTGGGGAAAAGGTGGCATACCTGCGCGAGCAGCGGGGCTGGACGTTGAAGGAGCTGTCCGACCGGTCCGGCGTATCCGTGAGTCACATCAGCGCGATCGAAAACGGTACACGGCCGAACCCGTCCATCGACCGAGTGAAGCGCATTGCGCACGCGTTTGGGGTGTCCCTCGCCTACTTCGACGACGATGCGCCTGCCCCCGACGTGGTAGCGAACGAGCTTCCACCGTCAGTCCCCTCCGGGCCATCATCGGAGCACCGGGAAGGTAGCACCAGGCTAAATGGCGATCCTGTAAGCAGCCCGGCCAGCAACAGGCGGGTTGACGCCGCTGCCGAGGGCCAGGGCGGCGACCCGGATATGATTTCGGACGTCATGGACCTGGCAAAGCGCATCCAGGCCTTGTATGATCACGAAACCGCCCGCTTCATCGCCTCGGAATCCTCACGTCCCTACGTAGCGCTGGCCAGGCAGTTGGCGGAGCAAGATTTGCTCCACGACGCCCCTCACCTACTGCAGGTGATCGCACAATTCATCCGGGATCGAGCGGAGGACTACGGGACAGCAGACCGATGAAGCTCTCCCCATCCTGAAAGCCATGCTTTTGATTAGGGAAAACCTGCGACTGCTAGCGGAAAGAAACGTCCACAGCCGACACAACCCATGGGTTCTCGTGGGCCAGTGGACTGCGCAGTACAACGAACAGCGCCGCAATCCCCGCTAGGTTGGGGTTCAATGGTAAAATGGGCTATTCTATTCATGCAGAAACCTATCGACTGCCGTTTGTCTGGCGCAGCAGATTAAGTGCGGCTTCAAGTCCCACATCCTTGCCTTCAACATAGTCCTGAAGTGTGGGGCTTATCGGCACATCGGGTTGAATTCCAATGCCGACAAACTCATGGTCATCTCCATCCAAGTCCCAAACACCGACCACTTGACCTACTCCGCCACCTGGCAATGGAAAATACACAGATTGCCCTGTGCTTCCACCAGTGGGCTCTCCAACAATCACGCCTCGCTTTGCGGACTTAAACGCAATCACAAAATCCTCAGCAGCGCTATATGTGCGCGCTGACGTGAGTAAAATCACGGGTCCGTCAAAACGTGGAAGGTTCGTGTTTGGATGCAAATCATACTCCTCACGCGGAGCCAGCCAAAAACGGTCCGTCATACCCCAACTCACGAGTACGGGCGCATTTACAGGAATACGAACGCGAAATGTGGATACTGGCTCGGATATCAAGCGGGCGAGGATACTGTATCCGTTATTCGTGTTTCCACCTGGATTATGACGTAAATCGAGAATAAGGCCAGTGATACCATCAAAATCCTGAAATGTTTCATCGAATTGAGAGGATATATCCGGACTTTGAAAGTGTGGAAGAACAACATGCACAATGCCGTCTTGCCAATGTTGAGTCTCAAATTCTTTCACAGGGGGAGTACTGTCGGCTACCCCAGTCCAAAGTATAATCTGCTCATCAGGCAATTTGGCTCGGAGTGATACCCGTTCTCCCTTGTTCCTGCGTAAGAGTGTATCAGCAACCTTTACAGCAAGGTCTTGTGGAGTAGAAGCAGACGTCTTTGACGCGACGAACTTGACGACGTCCTCAATAGGGGTGCTATCGACTTCGACGATCACCGTTCCCCTAGGCAGTTCTCCACCACTCACCACCATGGCGAGGCCCTGTTCTGTCAGAAGTGGATCGAGTTGAAGATTGGGATACGCCCATTTGTGTCTTATGCAGGCGGGAAAATGTACGAAAGTATGTCCATCACCAAGGGTAGCTGCGAATGATTGCAGAAGTGTGTAGTAATCCTCTAATCCAAGTGGACCGGTATCCAATAAAGTTGACAGATAGTCTCGAAACAATTCGTCCCAATTAACGCGACGTCGATTCCAAAAGGGAAACACTTCTTTCGCCTTTGCCCAGAATAGACATAATCCATAAATCTCATCGCTCAGAGACAAATGAGTCGGCTCGTGCGACGATAATGGCGGGGCTTTCGGATGATCAAAATCGCCTTGGAATAAAGCTAAGATCTTGTTGGACAAGTTGACATCAAGTATGGGTTCATCATGGTTGTTCGCCACGAACAAGTATCCCCTTTCCATGAGAGCCCCGAAAGTAATACCCTATTTTGGAATAGCTCATAACTGCAATAAGCATGACCCTGGCACCAGTTGAAACCTCATCCCGGCGCCAGGGTGGTTTACCCGGAAGCGTCAACGGAACGCAGTCATCCGGCCAGTGTCATCCCGTCACCCGATGGCCACGTCCGGGTTCACGTCGGCCTCGTAATCGACCCCGTCCATCTCAAACCCGAACAGCCGCAGGAAGTCCCGCCGGTATCCTTCGATGTCGGTGAGCTGTGCCAGGTTTTCGGTGGTCACCTGCTCCCAGCCGGACATCACGGCGGTCTGGACGTCCTCCCGCAATTCCAATTCATCCAACCGAATCCGGCCCTGGTCGTCCACAGGTACCTCACCGCCCTGGTACAGGCGATGGGCGAGCAGCCGGTACATCTGGTGGATGCAGTCCTCGTGCAAGCCTTTCTCCTTCATCACCTTGAACAGCAAGGAGATGTACAGCGGAACCACCGGGATGGCGGA includes the following:
- a CDS encoding M14 family metallopeptidase: MSWQAFWTPEGVFSCIYPRPGTWAPTGLNGPIAVTPVRPVEESTAMVELAARIGLQALALNEPLYDTLFWEAAASTEPPVPPCAYLSADAAWLSARLGDAVRPLLNQLDALSPNTGLLYRLPDGRFVITGTTPAGVQAAARYLASDGFGRGIAPGDMIPVPIDMTRTCSDSSAFASGARGAERAAMAHGDLPRSLHSVLTADGALAVPDGLHPVLDVSITLSPDPAAARAGVELAARLGLAAAEVIFPITRLDGEPRRSSALSIRLTSAEWTGSGWSVRLERDELVIQASPDDLPALAALIGRDWVEDPASPAMDDWRSRIAALTSTHPDVSLRARLAAALHARVRQGGVVSIRLPEPLGRPLNWWRRQVEGVDAGGIDWREEPLSPLRTFTWSDPGELAELRRLVLDALQGAGNAREGDGAGGGEPAGELILEVFTTVPEASFAAWWQGVQAELGSRGQEGRTVRAVYRNAHKAGLHWALTDVLPALSTMPGVRRVRLCARRFAPDTPHLDMAHRFLQELYPFDAIVAKSLNLSTQDVVLELADGDAPMWRVVAEDETGRTLASWSWNGLWESRVYMPERPELGSVCVPMCGFRLRQGDRVVREALVESDPLRFWGWFQREVLPATAELTKDATTVPMFLRMTCDVWMDAEDEPLLVGEEVISALEALHEDIYFYALHWFHEYGKSAGDPAWDAPGAILPFVHRAPGAPPSATVRVYPMTIGEGAWVTRTDGGTELVKPIDAAALADARVVEVAGEAPVCSMAAERRRLRCTLAGVADPSIAAAVAAWVEAAGLGPADVEAPGPAPEDGAAAPADGGALADGGALADCRTPAVLGPEAVDAWVASHRDGFPGAVRAYDRSFQGRPIWVLEAFAPGGPVTSTVKHRLYKPTLFINARHHANEVSSTNAALQLAEVLRADPTWLARLNVVLVPLENADGAALHQRMASEHPRWKHHAARYNACGVEFAYDHFRPDAPFGESRVYEQVWRRWCPDVLVDDHGVPSHEWIQPFSGYSSPPRFPVSYWLPIAKMYTIWYEVEGASRGWEAAYRSLREAVTAALAFDPLVSAENAAHLDAFRRWGHAFDPDRFPIHLTNGSLTYVRHARPGSLSHLAVERFGEAVTAEIITEVDDETVHGEALALCQHAHHVVHRALLDWLASQPIRVTVVAETADVGCARVRVVRQRPVEVGAR
- a CDS encoding helix-turn-helix domain-containing protein, which codes for MASIGEKVAYLREQRGWTLKELSDRSGVSVSHISAIENGTRPNPSIDRVKRIAHAFGVSLAYFDDDAPAPDVVANELPPSVPSGPSSEHREGSTRLNGDPVSSPASNRRVDAAAEGQGGDPDMISDVMDLAKRIQALYDHETARFIASESSRPYVALARQLAEQDLLHDAPHLLQVIAQFIRDRAEDYGTADR
- a CDS encoding S41 family peptidase produces the protein MANNHDEPILDVNLSNKILALFQGDFDHPKAPPLSSHEPTHLSLSDEIYGLCLFWAKAKEVFPFWNRRRVNWDELFRDYLSTLLDTGPLGLEDYYTLLQSFAATLGDGHTFVHFPACIRHKWAYPNLQLDPLLTEQGLAMVVSGGELPRGTVIVEVDSTPIEDVVKFVASKTSASTPQDLAVKVADTLLRRNKGERVSLRAKLPDEQIILWTGVADSTPPVKEFETQHWQDGIVHVVLPHFQSPDISSQFDETFQDFDGITGLILDLRHNPGGNTNNGYSILARLISEPVSTFRVRIPVNAPVLVSWGMTDRFWLAPREEYDLHPNTNLPRFDGPVILLTSARTYSAAEDFVIAFKSAKRGVIVGEPTGGSTGQSVYFPLPGGGVGQVVGVWDLDGDDHEFVGIGIQPDVPISPTLQDYVEGKDVGLEAALNLLRQTNGSR